A single Fundulus heteroclitus isolate FHET01 chromosome 4, MU-UCD_Fhet_4.1, whole genome shotgun sequence DNA region contains:
- the LOC105919405 gene encoding forkhead box protein B1 gives MPRPGRNTYSDQKPPYSYISLTAMAIQSCPEKMLPLSEIYKFIMDRFPYYRENTQRWQNSLRHNLSFNDCFIKIPRRPDQPGKGSFWALHPNCGDMFENGSFLRRRKRFKVGGVQVTDPLGPSKPQDAAHYLQQQAKLRLSALHAAAHLPQVPAGYSLSSVTQPSGFKHPFAIENIIAREYKVPGGLAAFPTAGYPLHNQLTPAWPHMYGPGVMDPAAPISMAPGDYSAYGMPLKTLCHGGQTLPAIPVPIKPAPGLPAHIPAFLAHSPRSLSPTSPHTATGQSSPAAPAEALQSAVAVH, from the coding sequence ATGCCTCGGCCCGGGAGGAACACCTACAGCGACCAGAAACCTCCGTACTCCTACATCTCCCTGACGGCCATGGCCATCCAGAGCTGCCCGGAGAAGATGCTGCCGCTCAGTGAGATCTACAAGTTCATCATGGACCGCTTCCCCTACTACCGGGAGAACACGCAGCGCTGGCAGAACTCCCTGCGCCACAACCTCTCCTTCAACGACTGCTTCATCAAGATTCCCCGCAGGCCGGACCAACCCGGGAAGGGCAGCTTCTGGGCCCTGCACCCCAACTGCGGAGACATGTTCGAGAACGGCAGCTTTCTGCGGCGCAGGAAGCGCTTTAAGGTGGGCGGCGTGCAGGTGACGGACCCGCTGGGCCCCAGCAAGCCGCAGGACGCCGCGCactacctgcagcagcaggccAAGCTGCGGCTGAGCGCGCTGCATGCCGCCGCGCACCTCCCGCAGGTCCCGGCCGGGTACAGCCTGAGCTCCGTCACGCAGCCGTCCGGCTTCAAGCACCCGTTCGCCATCGAGAACATCATCGCCAGAGAGTACAAGGTTCCGGGCGGACTGGCTGCCTTCCCCACCGCCGGGTATCCGCTGCACAACCAGCTGACCCCGGCCTGGCCGCACATGTACGGCCCGGGCGTGATGGACCCCGCGGCCCCCATCTCCATGGCCCCCGGGGACTACTCCGCTTACGGCATGCCGCTGAAGACGCTCTGCCACGGCGGCCAGACTCTGCCCGCCATCCCGGTGCCCATCAAACCCGCACCCGGCCTGCCCGCGCACATCCCGGCCTTCCTGGCCCATTCCCCGCGCTCCCTGAGCCCGACCTCCCCCCACACAGCCACCGGCCAGAGCAGCCCGGCCGCCCCCGCAGAGGCGCTGCAGTCGGCGGTGGCGGTGCACTGA